A part of Clostridium novyi genomic DNA contains:
- a CDS encoding M23 family metallopeptidase: MGNYNSQYENYYRSFINKNNNRINKERLYNGHNKLVNSSRSRKKFVTRRIIQDLLGVFIMLVFVIVCKFIVTPQTTAAYSYCKEVVNTNIDYKKIITKVKTIEKRKSVQDTMVDLIDKAKVKFIGGETIKQKIKEKFTLPTNGDIKKQQDGLQLQVSDKGKILASYDGIIKECGCNNELGNYILIDHGSGVESQYYSLNNVVVKKGKRVKKGDIIAENHSQDKKKYIGFKILFMGQSKGLERILGNKN, translated from the coding sequence ATGGGAAACTATAATTCTCAATATGAGAATTATTATAGAAGCTTTATTAATAAAAACAATAATAGGATTAATAAAGAAAGATTATACAATGGACATAATAAATTAGTTAACAGTAGTAGAAGCAGAAAAAAATTTGTAACTAGAAGGATAATTCAAGATTTATTAGGAGTTTTCATAATGCTTGTTTTTGTAATTGTATGTAAATTTATAGTAACTCCACAAACTACAGCAGCATATAGTTATTGTAAAGAGGTTGTTAATACAAACATTGATTATAAGAAAATTATAACTAAGGTTAAAACAATAGAAAAAAGGAAAAGTGTACAAGACACCATGGTAGATTTAATAGATAAAGCTAAAGTTAAGTTTATAGGTGGAGAAACTATAAAACAAAAGATAAAAGAAAAATTTACACTACCTACTAATGGAGATATAAAGAAGCAGCAGGATGGATTACAACTACAAGTAAGTGATAAAGGAAAAATTTTAGCAAGTTATGATGGGATAATAAAGGAATGTGGTTGTAATAATGAATTAGGAAATTATATTTTAATAGACCATGGTTCTGGAGTAGAAAGCCAATATTATAGTTTAAATAATGTAGTGGTTAAAAAGGGAAAAAGAGTTAAAAAAGGAGATATTATAGCTGAAAATCATAGCCAAGATAAAAAAAAATATATAGGTTTTAAGATATTATTTATGGGTCAAAGTAAAGGCTTAGAAAGAATTTTAGGAAATAAAAATTAG